One stretch of Fictibacillus sp. b24 DNA includes these proteins:
- a CDS encoding serine/threonine protein kinase gives MMPQDIRTSPVCNLVVGEEIRGKWNHSKYRIRRRLGYGATGAVYLADSDRGVVALKIGHDQMSITSEVNVLKRFSKVQGKVLGPSLIDVDDWVARNSTYPFYAMEYLKGETLFDFMKTKSSEWAGILLVQLLTDLHTLHQAGWAFGDLKPDNLLVTGPPYRIRWIDVGGTTVMDRSIKEYTEFYDRGYWGKGSRKAEPSYDLFSAGMVMVNLAYPSRFSKSADPEKQMKAKIAGSPMLKPYASILEKAWNGKYRYAEEMRNELVLLLNDRDKARSPKKQSQQAPQQTATRQGQKKKKSSFIAETFLVFTFVFVVYLFYMLGQTM, from the coding sequence ATGATGCCCCAGGATATACGAACGAGTCCGGTATGTAACTTAGTTGTTGGTGAGGAAATCCGCGGAAAGTGGAATCACTCTAAGTATCGAATCCGACGCCGTCTAGGATATGGAGCGACAGGCGCAGTCTATCTGGCTGATTCAGATCGTGGAGTGGTCGCCCTTAAAATCGGACATGATCAGATGTCAATCACATCTGAAGTGAATGTACTGAAGCGTTTTTCTAAGGTCCAGGGGAAAGTCCTTGGACCTTCTTTAATCGATGTGGATGACTGGGTGGCACGTAATAGCACGTATCCTTTTTATGCGATGGAGTACTTAAAAGGAGAAACGCTGTTTGATTTTATGAAAACAAAATCTTCAGAGTGGGCCGGCATTTTGCTCGTGCAGCTTCTGACAGATCTTCATACACTGCATCAGGCTGGATGGGCATTTGGTGATTTAAAGCCTGATAATCTACTCGTAACAGGACCTCCCTATCGCATCAGATGGATAGACGTTGGAGGAACAACTGTGATGGACAGATCGATCAAGGAATATACCGAATTCTATGATAGGGGATACTGGGGGAAGGGATCCCGAAAAGCAGAGCCCTCATATGATCTGTTCTCAGCAGGGATGGTAATGGTGAACTTGGCTTACCCTTCACGATTTTCGAAAAGTGCTGATCCTGAAAAACAAATGAAAGCGAAAATAGCAGGAAGTCCGATGCTGAAGCCATACGCTTCTATATTGGAAAAAGCGTGGAACGGAAAATACCGTTATGCAGAAGAGATGAGAAATGAACTCGTTCTTTTGTTAAATGACAGGGATAAAGCCAGATCACCCAAAAAGCAGAGCCAGCAAGCTCCTCAACAGACTGCAACGAGACAAGGTCAAAAGAAAAAGAAAAGCAGTTTTATCGCAGAAACTTTTTTAGTGTTTACCTTTGTTTTTGTTGTGTACTTGTTTTACATGCTCGGTCAGACGATGTAA
- the spoIIE gene encoding stage II sporulation protein E yields the protein MWQKVEQEVLEPIRGMVWVEKGQQAVYKTSKRWLQLLNQSIFNWRMLLFGIGFLLGRAMILAEMSPFALPFAASVFVLRKERTGIAVFAVLAGAMSLQPMNALFFISALLVYACLQKGTDLFIKNRIQTLPLLVFGSSLITRTLFSMFGEGGLERVDTMLALVEGGLSLVLTLIFLQSIPLLTNKKIPQSLKNEEIVCLMILLASVMTGTIGWQINDVSVEHVVSRYLVLLFAFVGGAAIGSTVGVVTGLILSLAQVASLSQMSLLAFSGLLGGLLKEGKRFGVSLGLIIGTVLIGLYGEGRAEITSTLMESGFAVLLFLLTPKTAISNISKYVPGTREHSMQQQQYLKKIRDVTASRVERFSSLFQALSHSFQSVGSSLNEEESSREVDLFLSNITEKTCQTCFKKEQCWAQNFTTTYDLMTKLMVEQEDYSDIKDRKLKRDWERHCIKPEKITDLMKQELTQYRASQKLKIQVQESRRLVADQLMGVSQVMGDFAKEIQREQENHQIQEEQIKDSLSQAGIDVGHVDIYSLETSNVDIEMTIPYCGGSGIAEKLIAPILSDILEETILVTHEECANYATGYCHLSFHSAREFVVETGIASAAKGGAWLSGDSHSTIEIGAGKFAVAIADGMGNGERAFIESNETLQLLQKILQSGIEEEVAIKSVNSVLSLRTTDEIFSTLDLAMIDLQDASAKFLKIGSTPSFIKRGDQIKTVEASNLPMGIIQDFDVDVVDEQLKAGDILIMMSDGIYEAPRHIENIDAWLKRKIREIDTDDPQEIADLIMEEVIRTGNNGIEDDMTVAVTKIEKNIPKWATVPHYPKVNISRKKAQ from the coding sequence ATGTGGCAGAAGGTTGAACAAGAAGTACTCGAACCGATCAGGGGAATGGTGTGGGTAGAAAAAGGCCAGCAAGCGGTTTATAAAACGAGTAAGAGATGGCTTCAGCTTTTGAACCAGAGCATTTTTAATTGGAGAATGCTGTTGTTTGGAATTGGCTTTTTGTTAGGACGAGCTATGATTTTGGCTGAGATGTCTCCATTCGCTTTACCTTTTGCGGCCAGTGTCTTTGTTTTAAGAAAAGAGCGGACAGGCATTGCCGTATTTGCTGTATTGGCAGGAGCGATGTCACTTCAGCCGATGAATGCTTTATTCTTTATAAGTGCCTTGCTCGTTTATGCATGTCTCCAAAAAGGGACAGATCTTTTCATAAAGAACCGTATACAAACTTTGCCTCTTTTAGTTTTTGGCTCCTCTTTAATCACACGAACTTTATTTTCTATGTTTGGCGAGGGTGGATTAGAGCGGGTCGATACAATGCTGGCGCTTGTAGAAGGGGGATTAAGCTTAGTCCTCACGTTAATCTTTCTTCAAAGCATACCGCTTTTAACGAATAAAAAAATTCCTCAATCTTTAAAAAATGAAGAAATCGTATGCTTAATGATTCTGCTCGCATCTGTGATGACTGGAACAATCGGCTGGCAGATCAATGATGTTTCAGTAGAACATGTTGTTTCCCGTTATTTAGTATTGCTGTTTGCGTTTGTAGGAGGAGCAGCGATCGGATCGACCGTTGGGGTTGTGACAGGTCTTATCCTTAGTCTCGCCCAAGTGGCTAGTTTGTCTCAGATGAGTCTCTTAGCGTTCTCTGGTTTGCTCGGGGGTCTTTTGAAAGAAGGGAAGCGGTTTGGTGTGAGCTTAGGGCTGATCATCGGTACCGTGCTGATTGGTCTGTATGGTGAGGGTCGGGCTGAGATCACATCAACACTGATGGAGTCTGGCTTTGCTGTTCTGCTCTTCCTATTAACACCGAAAACGGCGATCAGCAACATCTCGAAATATGTGCCTGGTACAAGGGAGCATTCGATGCAGCAGCAGCAATATTTGAAAAAGATCCGGGATGTAACGGCAAGCCGTGTAGAACGATTTTCGAGTCTTTTTCAAGCGTTGTCACACTCGTTTCAATCGGTAGGTTCTTCGCTAAATGAAGAAGAAAGCTCACGTGAAGTAGATCTTTTCTTAAGCAATATTACAGAAAAGACGTGCCAGACGTGTTTTAAAAAGGAACAGTGCTGGGCTCAAAATTTTACAACGACATACGATCTTATGACTAAACTAATGGTGGAGCAAGAGGATTACAGTGATATCAAGGACAGAAAATTAAAGCGTGACTGGGAAAGGCACTGCATCAAGCCTGAAAAGATAACAGACTTGATGAAACAAGAGCTGACTCAATACAGAGCTTCCCAAAAATTAAAGATACAAGTGCAAGAAAGCCGCCGTTTAGTAGCTGATCAGCTGATGGGCGTTTCACAGGTTATGGGTGACTTTGCAAAAGAGATTCAGCGTGAACAAGAGAACCATCAGATTCAAGAAGAGCAGATTAAAGATTCTCTGTCTCAAGCAGGAATCGATGTAGGTCACGTAGATATTTACAGCTTAGAAACATCAAATGTTGATATTGAAATGACCATTCCTTATTGTGGCGGTTCAGGGATCGCTGAAAAGCTGATTGCGCCAATCCTTTCTGATATTTTAGAAGAAACGATTCTTGTTACACATGAGGAGTGTGCGAACTACGCAACAGGCTACTGTCATCTATCGTTTCATTCGGCTAGAGAATTTGTGGTTGAAACCGGAATTGCTTCCGCTGCGAAAGGGGGAGCGTGGCTTTCTGGAGATAGTCATTCGACGATAGAGATCGGTGCTGGGAAATTTGCGGTTGCGATCGCAGATGGAATGGGTAACGGAGAACGAGCTTTCATCGAAAGCAACGAAACGCTGCAGCTGCTTCAAAAGATTCTTCAATCCGGAATTGAAGAAGAAGTAGCCATTAAGTCAGTCAACTCGGTTCTCTCTTTGCGTACGACAGACGAAATTTTCTCAACGCTGGATCTTGCAATGATCGATCTGCAAGATGCATCTGCTAAGTTTTTAAAAATCGGATCCACGCCGAGTTTTATTAAACGTGGTGATCAGATTAAGACGGTTGAAGCGAGCAACCTCCCTATGGGGATCATACAGGATTTTGATGTGGACGTTGTTGATGAGCAGTTAAAAGCAGGGGATATTTTAATCATGATGAGTGACGGTATCTATGAAGCCCCTCGTCATATCGAGAACATTGATGCGTGGCTGAAGCGCAAGATCAGAGAGATCGATACCGATGATCCTCAGGAAATAGCAGATCTGATTATGGAAGAAGTCATCCGTACTGGAAATAACGGAATAGAGGACGACATGACGGTTGCAGTGACAAAGATTGAAAAGAACATTCCAAAGTGGGCAACGGTACCTCATTATCCGAAAGTGAACATCAGCCGCAAAAAAGCTCAATAG
- a CDS encoding S1 domain-containing RNA-binding protein gives MSIEVGSKLQGKVTGITHFGAFVELPGGTTGLVHISEVADNYVKDINEFLKVGDQVEVKVMSVEKDGKIGLSIKKAKENAASVSRPAPSRGGGGFNKSRKGPNRGGNNHSTALSFEDKMNKFLKDSEDRLTTLKRSTESKRGGRGGRRG, from the coding sequence ATGTCAATTGAAGTAGGCAGCAAGTTGCAAGGTAAAGTTACTGGGATTACTCATTTTGGAGCGTTTGTAGAGCTGCCAGGGGGTACAACAGGACTCGTGCATATTAGCGAAGTTGCGGATAATTACGTGAAGGACATCAACGAATTTCTTAAAGTTGGTGATCAAGTCGAAGTTAAGGTTATGAGCGTCGAAAAGGACGGAAAGATTGGTTTGTCTATTAAAAAAGCAAAGGAAAATGCTGCTTCTGTTAGTAGACCAGCCCCTTCAAGAGGCGGCGGCGGATTCAACAAATCCCGCAAAGGTCCGAACCGAGGCGGAAACAACCATTCTACTGCATTATCTTTTGAGGATAAGATGAATAAATTCCTTAAAGATAGTGAAGATCGACTCACTACTTTAAAGCGTAGTACTGAATCAAAAAGAGGTGGCCGCGGCGGCCGAAGAGGATAA
- a CDS encoding FtsB family cell division protein, which produces MRQKKITEIHSQYIQNKERHEQVIAKRKRGLYRRLTGAFIVFSFFAFLIITGIAEQLSLLNEKQMEQQELSDEYKALLEEKAQLKDEVNKLKDEEYIGEIARRDFFMSKPGETIFKLPE; this is translated from the coding sequence ATGCGCCAAAAAAAAATAACAGAGATTCACTCACAATACATCCAGAATAAAGAGCGTCATGAGCAGGTGATCGCAAAACGTAAGCGTGGTTTGTACCGTCGCTTAACGGGGGCCTTTATCGTATTTTCCTTTTTTGCTTTTTTAATTATTACGGGTATTGCAGAACAGCTTTCCCTTTTAAATGAAAAACAGATGGAACAACAAGAGTTAAGTGATGAATACAAAGCTCTTTTGGAAGAAAAGGCACAACTTAAAGATGAAGTGAATAAACTAAAAGACGAAGAATACATTGGAGAAATCGCTAGACGCGACTTTTTTATGTCAAAGCCTGGTGAAACGATTTTTAAACTTCCAGAATAA
- the yabQ gene encoding spore cortex biosynthesis protein YabQ: MTLTVQFQTMLSMVFMGIWIGMAVDTYSRFIHEKRKWHWLHFLNDLLFWLVQALLVFYVLLHVNHAEIRFYIFIALICGYAAYRALFERIYKKILEWIVSAVVSLFRFFYRLLNSLIVMPIKWLIMLISAILLYVFNILRKIAMVVFMILFSPFKWVGRLIWRFIPKQKWYNLKEKYLKLAGFLISAKNKVSNWKGKKK; the protein is encoded by the coding sequence ATGACCTTAACTGTTCAGTTTCAAACCATGCTTTCTATGGTTTTCATGGGAATCTGGATCGGTATGGCTGTCGATACGTACAGCCGGTTCATCCATGAAAAGAGAAAGTGGCACTGGCTTCACTTTTTGAATGATCTGCTGTTTTGGCTGGTACAGGCTTTGCTCGTCTTTTATGTCCTTTTGCATGTGAATCATGCTGAAATTCGATTCTATATTTTTATTGCTCTCATTTGTGGTTATGCGGCGTACCGAGCACTTTTTGAACGAATCTATAAGAAGATACTCGAGTGGATCGTTTCGGCTGTCGTATCCCTTTTTCGCTTTTTTTATCGACTGCTTAACTCTTTAATCGTTATGCCGATAAAATGGTTAATTATGCTCATATCCGCTATTCTATTATATGTATTTAACATCTTGCGGAAAATTGCAATGGTAGTTTTCATGATTCTTTTTTCTCCTTTTAAGTGGGTGGGACGACTCATATGGCGTTTCATTCCAAAGCAAAAATGGTATAATTTAAAGGAGAAATATTTAAAATTAGCAGGGTTTTTGATTTCAGCGAAGAATAAAGTCAGCAATTGGAAGGGAAAAAAGAAGTAA
- the yabP gene encoding sporulation protein YabP has protein sequence MDQRYDLNGYNQKVSTPNHDVRMIGRKNLEITGVKQVESFDNEEFLLETTMGFLAIRGTNLKMKNLDVESGVVNIEGKVFDLVYLDQQTGEKNKGFFGKLFK, from the coding sequence ATGGATCAACGATATGATTTAAATGGATATAATCAAAAAGTGAGCACACCAAACCACGATGTAAGAATGATAGGCAGAAAGAATTTAGAGATTACAGGGGTTAAACAAGTAGAAAGTTTTGATAATGAAGAGTTTTTGCTTGAGACAACGATGGGCTTTTTAGCGATACGCGGAACTAACTTGAAGATGAAGAATCTTGATGTTGAATCAGGTGTCGTAAATATTGAAGGCAAAGTGTTCGATCTTGTGTACCTTGACCAGCAGACCGGCGAAAAGAATAAAGGCTTCTTTGGCAAACTGTTCAAATGA
- a CDS encoding RNA-binding S4 domain-containing protein — protein sequence MRLDKFLKVSRLIKRRTVAKEISDQGRISINGLQAKASSDVKVGDELTIRFGQKLVKVKINELKDTTKKEDADNMYTVLEENRIETTE from the coding sequence ATGCGCTTAGACAAGTTTCTGAAAGTCTCCCGCCTGATTAAACGGAGAACCGTGGCGAAGGAGATTTCAGATCAGGGCCGTATCTCCATTAACGGATTGCAGGCTAAAGCGTCTTCTGATGTAAAAGTTGGGGACGAGCTTACGATTCGTTTTGGTCAAAAGCTTGTAAAGGTGAAAATCAACGAGCTTAAAGATACGACCAAAAAAGAGGACGCAGACAACATGTACACCGTCCTCGAAGAAAACCGCATCGAAACGACTGAGTAA
- a CDS encoding HU family DNA-binding protein yields the protein MNKNELVTNISEKSGLTKKDVETVVNGVIDEITSALKDGDKVQFVGFGTFETRERSSRTGRNPQTGKEIQIPAATVPAFKAGNKLKEAVK from the coding sequence ATGAACAAAAATGAATTGGTAACAAATATCTCAGAAAAGTCAGGACTTACAAAGAAAGATGTAGAAACAGTCGTTAATGGCGTAATCGATGAAATCACTTCTGCTCTAAAAGACGGAGACAAAGTACAGTTTGTTGGATTTGGAACTTTTGAAACTCGCGAGCGTTCTAGCCGTACTGGCCGCAACCCTCAAACAGGGAAAGAAATTCAAATCCCAGCTGCTACAGTTCCAGCGTTTAAAGCAGGAAACAAGCTGAAAGAAGCTGTTAAGTAA
- the mazG gene encoding nucleoside triphosphate pyrophosphohydrolase yields the protein MTKKITIIGLGAGDLDQMTLGIYRMLESSEKVYVRTIHHPAVEDLMKQGKTFIAFDEIYEKHDRFEPVYEEIAETLFKAAETEGHVIYAVPGHPLVAEQAVQILLHQAQSKEVEVTVAGGKSFLDEMYTALKIDPIEGCQILDGTSLKKDEIQIRHHLVIVQVYDSFIASEVKLTLMEKYPDDYEVVVVTAAGSSDESIKRVPLYELDQSVTLNNLTAVYVPPVKEDELLYRDFSFLKNVIARLRGPGGCPWDQKQTHVTLKKYLIEEAYEVLDAIDEEDDEALAEELGDVLLQVLLHAQIGEDEGFFAIDDVIAVLTEKMIRRHPHVFSDVSAENADEVVANWDAIKAQEAGKEDRESLLDGVPKGIPGIQKAFLYQKKAAKVGFDWKEAGPVYDKILEELKEFQEAEGDEQQKELGDLLFSVVNLARFYKIDPEEALNETNRKFRKRFNYIEHALKEQSLSFDDVTLEEMDRLWNEAK from the coding sequence ATGACGAAGAAGATTACAATCATTGGCTTAGGTGCTGGAGATCTGGATCAGATGACCCTTGGCATCTACAGGATGCTTGAGTCATCTGAAAAGGTCTATGTGCGTACGATCCATCACCCTGCTGTAGAAGACCTTATGAAACAAGGAAAGACATTTATTGCATTTGATGAGATCTATGAAAAGCACGATCGGTTTGAGCCTGTGTATGAGGAGATTGCCGAAACTTTGTTTAAAGCAGCTGAAACAGAGGGTCATGTAATCTATGCTGTTCCTGGCCATCCTCTCGTTGCAGAACAAGCTGTTCAGATTCTTTTGCACCAGGCACAAAGTAAAGAAGTTGAGGTAACGGTTGCAGGCGGCAAAAGTTTTCTCGATGAAATGTACACTGCTCTAAAAATCGATCCGATAGAAGGATGCCAGATTCTTGATGGTACTTCATTAAAGAAAGATGAGATCCAGATCCGTCACCATCTTGTGATCGTCCAAGTGTATGATAGCTTCATCGCATCAGAGGTGAAGCTGACCTTAATGGAAAAATATCCGGATGATTATGAAGTCGTTGTCGTAACAGCAGCAGGCAGCTCAGATGAGTCCATTAAGAGAGTTCCGCTGTATGAGCTGGACCAGTCTGTGACATTGAACAATCTAACAGCCGTTTATGTTCCTCCTGTAAAAGAAGATGAGCTTTTGTACAGAGACTTTTCGTTCTTAAAAAACGTTATTGCTCGCCTGCGCGGACCCGGTGGTTGTCCGTGGGATCAAAAGCAAACGCATGTTACACTGAAAAAGTATTTGATCGAAGAAGCTTATGAAGTGCTGGATGCCATTGACGAAGAAGACGATGAGGCACTTGCGGAAGAACTAGGGGATGTATTGCTTCAAGTGCTGCTTCACGCACAAATTGGTGAAGATGAAGGATTCTTTGCCATAGACGATGTTATTGCTGTTTTAACCGAGAAGATGATCCGCCGCCATCCACATGTGTTTAGTGATGTTTCTGCAGAGAATGCAGACGAAGTAGTGGCAAACTGGGACGCGATTAAAGCGCAAGAAGCAGGGAAAGAAGACAGAGAGTCACTGCTCGATGGAGTGCCAAAAGGAATTCCTGGTATTCAAAAAGCGTTTCTTTATCAAAAAAAGGCTGCTAAAGTCGGTTTCGATTGGAAAGAAGCTGGACCTGTCTACGATAAGATTTTAGAAGAATTAAAAGAGTTTCAGGAAGCTGAGGGTGATGAACAACAAAAAGAGCTTGGTGACTTGTTGTTTTCAGTGGTGAACTTAGCGCGTTTTTACAAAATAGATCCTGAAGAGGCACTGAATGAGACCAATCGAAAGTTTAGAAAGCGATTCAACTATATCGAGCATGCGTTAAAGGAACAATCTCTATCGTTCGACGACGTAACGCTTGAGGAAATGGACCGTCTTTGGAACGAAGCAAAATAA
- a CDS encoding putative polysaccharide biosynthesis protein — translation MNSKKYSVWEGALLLTAAAIIVKLLSVVYRIPYQNMTGDFGFYVFQQAYPFYAIAAAVAFTGFPMALSKMIVSEKNNNDHLIKTSVWISFTLGVLSFVFLFFTAPFIARWMGDYNLQLPIKVISVLFLFIPLAAFLRGTYQGYGDMQLTAVSQLIEQTIRVSGILLLSYYFVSKGYTSYETGAAALSGSVIGALASGLFLLFFWKKGFAKAYNPRAEFRFLYAAELLKTSIYLSLSALILAMMQLVDSFLFVNVWVGSGMEAYDAKILKGVFDRGQPLLQLGTVAAASIALAVVPEMASLVTEKKKAEIQSLSKLSVKLSIVFGGAAAVGLICIIKHLNVMLFKNGDGSRALAILCISIIFVSIIYTTTGLLQGIGHGRFTVFTVLLAVAVKVAGNFIFIPYIGMEGAALSTVLATFAAAVGQLVKLQSATKFLSGSQKAKLLSYIVSLSFMAIGVLAWVFVAEHFLMIANTRFHSMMISISSSLIGATIYFICIFKLKIFSQAEWDSVFHSVSIFRKLFKRLKKRRP, via the coding sequence ATGAACTCTAAGAAGTATTCCGTATGGGAAGGTGCATTGCTACTGACTGCAGCAGCAATCATCGTAAAATTACTAAGTGTCGTATATCGCATTCCCTACCAGAACATGACGGGTGATTTCGGCTTTTATGTCTTTCAGCAGGCATATCCGTTTTACGCTATAGCAGCAGCTGTTGCATTTACGGGGTTTCCGATGGCATTGTCAAAAATGATCGTTTCCGAGAAAAACAACAATGATCATCTGATTAAAACATCTGTATGGATCTCTTTTACGTTAGGTGTGCTTTCATTTGTTTTTCTATTTTTCACAGCACCATTTATCGCACGGTGGATGGGAGATTACAATCTTCAATTACCTATAAAAGTAATCTCGGTTCTATTTTTGTTTATCCCGCTTGCCGCATTTTTAAGAGGTACGTATCAAGGGTACGGCGATATGCAGCTAACGGCGGTTTCGCAATTGATCGAGCAGACAATTAGAGTATCAGGTATTTTACTATTATCTTATTATTTCGTTTCAAAAGGCTACACCAGTTATGAAACGGGTGCAGCGGCACTGTCAGGTTCAGTGATTGGAGCTCTTGCATCAGGCTTGTTTCTTTTATTCTTTTGGAAAAAGGGTTTTGCGAAAGCTTACAATCCTCGAGCGGAATTCCGGTTTCTTTATGCGGCAGAACTGCTCAAAACGAGCATCTATCTGTCTCTAAGTGCTCTCATATTAGCTATGATGCAGCTTGTGGATTCCTTCCTTTTTGTGAATGTATGGGTAGGAAGCGGCATGGAGGCATATGATGCCAAAATATTGAAAGGTGTTTTCGACCGTGGACAACCACTTCTTCAATTAGGTACCGTAGCCGCAGCTTCAATAGCACTTGCAGTTGTCCCAGAAATGGCGTCGTTAGTCACGGAAAAGAAAAAAGCAGAAATTCAATCCCTTTCTAAACTCTCTGTTAAATTATCTATCGTTTTCGGTGGAGCGGCAGCGGTGGGGCTAATCTGTATTATAAAGCATCTTAATGTTATGCTTTTTAAAAACGGGGATGGCTCGCGTGCTCTCGCTATACTTTGTATATCCATTATTTTCGTATCTATCATTTATACGACAACAGGACTCTTGCAAGGAATCGGTCATGGGCGATTTACAGTGTTTACCGTACTTTTAGCAGTGGCTGTAAAAGTAGCGGGGAACTTTATTTTCATTCCGTATATTGGCATGGAAGGTGCTGCACTATCAACGGTGTTAGCCACCTTTGCAGCAGCGGTTGGTCAACTCGTTAAGCTTCAGTCTGCAACAAAATTCCTAAGTGGCAGTCAAAAAGCAAAACTGCTCTCTTACATAGTCTCCTTAAGTTTCATGGCCATTGGAGTTTTGGCTTGGGTTTTTGTTGCTGAACACTTTTTAATGATAGCGAATACGCGATTCCATTCGATGATGATCAGTATCAGTTCCTCCTTAATTGGGGCAACCATCTACTTTATTTGCATCTTTAAGCTTAAGATTTTTTCTCAAGCAGAATGGGACTCCGTGTTTCATTCCGTTAGTATATTTAGAAAACTGTTTAAACGTCTTAAAAAAAGGAGACCATGA
- the spoVT gene encoding stage V sporulation protein T, with translation MKATGIVRRIDDLGRVVIPKEIRRTLRIREGDPLEIFVDRDGEVILKKYSPINELGDFAKEYAESLADSTGHVVLIADRDTYIAVAGGSKKDYHNKSIGKVVESSMSDRKTLVESNGAEAELIDGIKENTSHVIAPIIAGGDPIGAVVMVGKEGKKLTELEQKLAETAAGFLARQMEQ, from the coding sequence ATGAAAGCCACAGGTATCGTTCGACGTATTGATGACCTTGGGCGCGTAGTTATTCCAAAGGAAATCCGCAGAACACTTCGGATTCGTGAGGGAGACCCGCTTGAGATTTTTGTAGACAGAGATGGAGAGGTTATTTTAAAGAAATACTCTCCGATTAATGAGCTAGGCGATTTTGCAAAAGAATACGCAGAAAGCCTTGCAGATAGTACAGGTCATGTTGTGTTAATTGCTGACCGTGATACATATATTGCGGTAGCTGGCGGATCCAAGAAAGATTATCACAATAAAAGCATCGGTAAAGTAGTGGAATCGTCCATGAGTGACCGGAAGACGCTGGTTGAATCCAACGGAGCCGAAGCCGAGCTGATTGATGGGATTAAAGAAAATACATCTCATGTTATAGCACCTATCATCGCAGGCGGAGATCCGATCGGAGCCGTTGTCATGGTTGGAAAAGAAGGAAAAAAGCTGACAGAACTTGAGCAAAAACTTGCTGAAACTGCTGCTGGATTTTTAGCTAGACAGATGGAGCAGTAG